The following coding sequences are from one Nicotiana tabacum cultivar K326 chromosome 1, ASM71507v2, whole genome shotgun sequence window:
- the LOC107804540 gene encoding protein EARLY FLOWERING 3-like has protein sequence MKRGKGEEKVMGPMFPRLHVNDTEKGGPRAPPRNKMALYEQLSIPSQRFNSGVLPANSNNNTAKGSGHERVVYFPVQHPPSGHLADKPPGHSSDPNTFLQQFELNKRTEEDDFTVPVFVNSKPDHATGSHNLDMEKLSPSGPVFSGHPNKDLEGLTDRILRQQRESQNEENPKCIPASREHRTTSNSPSKECRFERQVGCTIIPEPVTGIDDGDSYPMKEFASEEQIITNNLINGTESQEDRICKSLQTGIMDQGDNLSETSIVESMSGTDISPDDVVGIIGLKRFWKARRAIVNQQRVFAIQVFELHRLIKVQKLIAESPNSMLEDAGYLGKPLKNSSGKRLPLECIIRESQSVPKRKNDSEKPNFRMECSAENTVGKASLSSVQNGSQLSSHRPFSGNPPPMPVTNDANTSPWCFQQPPGHQWLIPVMSPSEGLVYKPFPGPGFTNPINGGCGPPGSMGNFFPPAIGVPGPHPHYQGTGVPFAPPTGHGYFPHYGMPVMNLPISSSTVEESNQFTSPGFQRQLSGGIDNFNIQHQDSSNVPSEKNGNVPDVLRFQATRDNELQASTASSPSERAADTTQGRNMLSLFPTSPATDNTDHSARVIKVVPHNPRSATESAARIFQSIQEERKQHDAAFTRL, from the exons ATGAAGAGAGGGAAAGGTGAAGAGAAAGTGATGGGGCCAATGTTTCCAAGGCTTCATGTAAATGATACAGAAAAAGGAGGTCCAAGagcacctccaaggaacaagatgGCTTTATATGAGCAGCTCAGTATACCTTCTCAGAGATTCAATTCAGGGGTTTTGCCTGCTAACTCCAACAATAACACTGCAAAG GGTAGTGGGCACGAAAGAGTTGTCTATTTCCCTGTACAACACCCTCCATCTGGACATCTTGCTGATAAACCACCTGGCCACAGTTCAGATCCCAATACATTCTTGCAACAGTTTGAGTTGAATAAGAGAACAGAAGAGGATGACTTTACGGTTCCTGTCTTTGTTAACTCCAAGCCAGATCATGCCACTGGGAGTCATAATCTGGATATGGAAAAGCTCTCTCCCTCTGGTCCAGTCTTTTCAGGGCATCCCAATAAAGACTTGGAAGGACTTACAGATCGAATTCTGAGGCAACAGCGCGAGAGCCAGAATGAGGAGAATCCCAAATGTATTCCAGCTAGTAGAGAGCATAGAACAACCTCAAACTCTCCATCCAAGG AATGCAGATTCGAACGTCAGGTTGGTTGTACCATCATACCTGAACCTGTTACGGGTATAGATGATGGCGATTCTTATCCCATGAAAGAATTTGCATCAGAAGAGCAGATAATTACTAACAATCTCATTAATGGTACGGAATCCCAGGAAGACAGGATATGTAAATCATTACAAACAGGAATTATGGACCAAGGTGACAACTTATCGGAGACTTCCATAGTAGAATCTATGTCTGGAACGGACATCTCTCCTGATGATGTTGTGGGAATAATTGGCCTAAAGCGTTTCTGGAAAGCCAGAAGAGCAATTGTCAA CCAGCAAAGAGTGTTTGCCATTCAAGTGTTTGAGTTGCATCGACTTATAAAG GTCCAGAAGCTCATTGCCGAGTCACCAAATAGTATGCTTGAAGATGCTGGTTATTTAGGCAAACCATTAAAGAATTCCTCTGGTAAAAGACTGCCGTTGGAGTGTATTATTAGAGAATCTCAAAGTGTTCCGAAGCGCAAGAATGATTCTGAGAAGCCTAACTTCAGGATGGAATGCTCTGCTGAAAACACTGTGGGAAAGGCATCTCTTTCTTCTGTGCAAAATGGTAGCCAGCTCTCTAGCCACAGACCATTTTCAGGAAATCCGCCACCAATGCCTGTGACAAATGATGCTAACACGAGTCCCTGGTGCTTCCAACAGCCTCCGGGGCACCAATGGTTGATCCCAGTGATGTCTCCTTCTGAAGGACTTGTATACAAGCCATTCCCTGGACCTGGATTTACAAATCCTATTAATGGAGGTTGTGGACCTCCAGGATCGATGGGGAACTTTTTTCCTCCAGCTATTGGAGTTCCTGGTCCTCATCCTCACTATCAAGGAACGGGAGTTCCTTTCGCGCCTCCAACTGGCCACGGCTATTTTCCTCATTATGGCATGCCAGTTATGAATCTACCAATCTCATCATCTACCGTCGAAGAATCAAACCAGTTTACTTCGCCGGGTTTTCAACGCCAGTTATCTGGAGGGATCGATAACTTTAACATTCAACATCAGGACTCAAGTAATGTTCCAAGTGAGAAGAATGGAAATGTTCCAGATGTTTTAAGGTTCCAGGCCACCAGAGATAATGAGCTACAAGCCAGCACTGCAAGTAGTCCAAGTGAGAGAGCGGCTGACACCACACAAGGAAGAAACATGCTTTCTCTTTTCCCCACATCTCCAGCTACGGACAACACTGATCATTCAGCAAGAGTTATCAAAGTTGTACCTcacaatccaaggtctgccacAGAATCTGCCGCTCGGATATTTCAGTCTATACAAGAAGAGAGAAAACAACATGACGCAGCTTTCACTCGTCTGTAG